The Wolbachia endosymbiont of Oedothorax gibbosus region TTCTTTCCTTCCTTAACTTCCTTTAAATCATCATCAAGATCAGACAACAAACTATCAGATTTAAGTATCTTGAGTGTATCTTCCAAAGTCATATAGTCTATTACTGTTAAATCATCTTTCTCCTGTTCTCTTTGAGAATTAGATGCAGTAGGAATTTCTTTATCCTTCATATCAATATGTTCTACACTTTCCATATTAGCGCTACTAGCACCATCATTTTTATCTGGCAACATTTTACTACCCTCCTTTTTCCATTTAAAAAAATACATCAACAACAAAATAAGCAAAAGAACCACTAATGCTACAATTAATAAGAGGACTACAAGATCCCTATTTTTCACAAAACCCCCTTATAACTATAACATTATAAATCATCTGCTGAGGTTATTACTTACGTAATTAGACAATACAGGCTCATCTATATAAGAGCTCGGTTCAGATATCACTACAATATCATCATCCAATTCATCAGAAGACTCAGTTGCTATATTAGAGGCTTGAGTAGCACCATTTGTCTTATGCAAGCCTTGTGTTGCAGTAGTGTCACTATGTTGCGAATTTTCTGTTACAGATTGTTCGCTATAGTTATCTGCCCCTTGCAAGTTTTGTATTGCAGCATTTACGCTTGGTAAATTAAGAATTGTGTTCATTTTTGTAAGCAAATCTTGATTGGCCAACTGAGTTTCATTCCTGTCATTATCCATTTTTTTTATTAATTCTCTTAACTCTTGTTTTTCTTGATCAGATCTTTTAATTAACTCTTTCTTATCCTCCTCAAACTTTTCCATTAAATCTTTTTTTTCTTGCTCTATTTTATCAATTATTTTTTTGTTTTTCTCATCCATTTCTTGTATCAGAACCTTTAAGTTCTCTTTTTCCTTTTCAGATTTTTCAGTTGACTCTTTTTTATCCTTCTCAAATTTTTCCTTTAACTCTTTTTTTTCTTTCTCCATTCTATTAGTCAATATTAGGTGTCTTTCCTCTACTTCTTCTTCTGCCTTAGCCATTTTTTTCATTAAATCCACTAGCTCTTTTTTGCTTCCCTCAGAGTTTTTCATTAATTCTATTTTTTCTTTCTCGAGCTCTATTTTTTCTTTCTCAAGCTTTTCTTTTTCTTCAACAGTCTTCTTAATTAAAGAAGAGTATTTTTCTTCAACTGCCTTCAGCTGCTTTTCAAAACTTTCTGACATTTCTTTATTCTGATTTTTTAATTCTGATACAATTTTGTTGTACTTAGAACCAGCAGCTGAAGCTCCAATCGCAGCCCCTGCTCCTGTTAATAATGCACCACCACCAATTATTGCTGCTCCAACTAACATAGAATACCCCCTCGGTAACAAAAACAAATATGAGTCAATGTAACATAATAAATTTATAACGCAACTACTTTTGAAAAAATATTTTTAGCAGAAACATAATACAAATTAGCGTCACAAAAGTTTTAGTTGTTTACTTTCTTCAAAAATAGTACCTACCTTCGTGAGAACAATTTAAATAAAAGCGGCGTTGTGAAAATAAAAGCCTGAAATTTTTGCAATAAAGCTAGGTACGTTAGTTCGTATATAAATATGGTGAAATGGACTAATATAGCTAGTTTTAAGATATGGTAGAATCACCATAAAGGAAAGTTCGCACGGTACGCTTGGTAGACCAACACATCCCAAAACGAACATTTCTCACGCTAGCTGGTTTTGGTTGCTGGAAATGGCCATATTATTTAAGTTTTTAACAGTATATTTTGCTAAATTAATAGCAATCCATTTGAGAAGAGGTGAATCTAAATAGCAACTTAAATGTTAATTAATCACTAGTATGTTAAAATAAATAACTAATTGTGAGGTTGACATGGATATAGCATCCAATGGATCGCTTGAAAAACGCTTGAATCTAGAAGATAATAGTTCTCTAAGGGTTATTACTAGAGAGCCTATTCACACTTTCGATCAAAGGGAGTTATTAGATCAGTTGAAGAATCAATTACCTAGTGGCTTTAAGATAGGAGCCGCTGTAGGTAAAGGAGATTGTTTTTTTGATGCCATGGCTCAGCGATTGAATGAACTAAAAGAGCAAGGACTAGTTACAAGTAGTGAAAAATTTAACGTAAAGTTTTTACGGGAAAGTTGCAAAAAGTATGCACAGAATAAACTACAGGATGACAGTTCGTGGTTGAAAAAAGCTTTAAGTCGAGAAACTGAGGATATTGCAGGATATATTCCACGTATTGAATTTACTGCAAGAGATATCGAAAGTGCGAATCCTATAGAGGTATTAGGGTTGAAAAATGCTATATGGGGAAGAACTGAAATTGAGGGAAAAATTATATGTGAAGAGTACAAAGTTAAAATTAAGGTTATAGAGTTAAGAGATCAACAAATAGAAGGGTTACATGTTACTACAGATGAGATAGGTGCAGGTGATAGTGTTGTATATATAGTGAATTACAGGAACCATTTTGTACCACTTCTTGATAATATTGAAAAAAATATTGAGGAAAGTGAAAAAGTTTCTATAGAAGAAGTTTATGGTATAGATGGAAAGGTTTATACAAAAGGAAAATTTCAAACCGAGGGAATTGGAAATATAATTCGGCAAGAAGATCAGCAACTTTTTCATAGTGGCAATCGTCAGCTAAAAGTTTCCGTCAATAGTCCAGTATTCTATTATGACAAGTTTAATAAATGTGATTTAGAGAGTGGTGGCAGGTCTTTGAAGAAAAAGTTCGATGAAATAATTAAAGATTTAGAGGAAAATAAACTTACACATCAGGGAAGTATAAAGCTCATATCTAGTAAGGGAGGCATTAAATATCTTCGAGCTAAATTAAGTGATAGTGACAGGTTATTATTTACGAGTATAGAGCATAATGGCAAAGATGTCTTTGTTATATTAGAAGTAATACCAAATCACGATTACGAGAACTCACGCTTTCTTAAAAGTACAGAAAAAACAAAAAGCATAGAAATAAAAGAAACAGAAGAAGGGATCATTGAAAAATCTTCTGGTAATGTACATAATGTTGAGATTAAGGATCTTCAACGAGCTCATTGGTTAGGTAAACTTCTTACTTTCAGTGCAACTCAGGAAGGTATAGTAAAAGATGTCGAAAATTATAAATTACCATTAGTTATTAGTGGAGCTGCTGGAAGCGGGAAGACATCAGTGGCTTTGGAGAGCCTCAAAAAGATGCAGGAGAAATTTGAAGGAGGAAAAATTCTATATATTACCAAATCCAAAAATCTTGTAAAAGAATCAAAAAAGTTACTTGAATACGAATGCTATGGTAAAACTGCTGATGAATTCAAGATTGTTGCCCCAGAAAAAATTGAATTCTTATCTCTTCATGGATTTCTTGAAAAGCGAACAGAAGATATAAAAGGAAAGAAGCCGATTGATAGGAATAAGTTTTTTTCATGGTTTGATAAAATATGCAAGCAAGATAAATTTAAGGAGTATAAAAAAGACGGAGATAAAATATTCGAAGAATTTACAGCTGTGATAGGTGGAGGAGGCTTATTAGAAGAAGAAGGGAAAAATCAATATGTTAATTTAGGATATAGACAATCTATATTTCCTAAGAACAAAAGGCACAGTGTTTATGATTTTTTTGAAGAATACAAGAAATTTATAGAGGGAAGTTCAGAATATTACGATACTAGTCTCATTGCTTATGAGTGTGTTAAAGAGGTACAGAAAGTTTATGATGCAGTTGTCGTAGATGAGGTTCAGGATTTGACTGAAAGCACGTTGAGTTTAGTATTGAGAAGTTTAAAAGATGAAAGTAAGGGTAATTTTTTATTATGTGGTGATGTTAATCAAGTAATACACCCTAGTTTTTTCTCTCCATCTAAGTTAAAATCTTTTCTCTGTCAAAATAAATATATAAGACAAGGGTCAGAAGTTTTTTATACTCTTGAGAAGAGTTATCGTAATAGTGAGCAAGTTACTGAGGTAGGTAATCGTATACTACATCTTAAGAATTATTGTTTTGCTCCAGAAGATAGGATAACAGAAGAGGAAAAAAAGCTTTTTTTTATGGAGAGTGATACTGAGAATAGAGGTAATGTCTGCTTCGTTACTAAGGATAAAGAACAAGAAATGGCAGGAAAAGTACCTGGGTCGATAAATTGGGCTGTTTTAGTTCTGGATGATGAGAGTAAGGAAGATGCTCGTAAATTGTTTAGTACTCCACTTGTGTTCAACATACATGAAGCCAAAGGCTTGGAATTTGAAAATGTGATTCTTTATAAGTTTATGTCCTGTAAGGCTTATAATGGAATATGGAATATAATAAAAGATAAAAAGAAGATTGAAGATCCTATTGGTAAAATCCGTGATTCCTATGATAACAAGGAGGTTAATACTTCAAGAAATAAGAATAAGGAAGATAAGTCTTCTGAGGAATATAAATTTCATATAAATGCTCTATATGTCGGAGTTACTCGTTCTGCTAGCAATCTCTATATTATAGATGATAAAAGTAATTTATTGAAAATAATAGAACCGAAGGAAAAGGGTAATGTGAATATTAAGAAAGAAGAATCTAGTCCTGAAGAATGGAGAGATATGGCGCTAAAGTTAATAGATGAAGGAAACGTAGAGCAAGCTAAAGATATAGCAATAAAAAAGTTGCTGGACAAAAAAGAATATGTTGAGAAGATCATAGGTGCGTTAAATCATCAAAAATGCAATAGAGAAGAGGTTGAAAAATATACCAAGGAGATCATGGATGCATTAGAAGCTAAAGAACGCCATGTGGAGGTTATTGTAACACAGTCTCCTTTAGACAAGTCTTGTAGTGTTGGAGATACTGTAGTTTTTGAAAAAGTAAAAAAACAGTTGGAAGTGGAAAAAGAGTTAGTTGTTGCTTCTCAAGATGATCATATTGAAGCACCAAAAGATGAAGGGATAGATATTAATGCAAAGGACTTAAAAGGGTGGACTTCTTCGCAATTAGAAAGAGAAAAGAGTGTTGCGAAATCAGAAAAAAAGAGAAAAGATCTTGACCAAATAATTAAGGAAGAAAAGGACAAAATTGCTAGCAATTTAATGAAATCCATGAAGTCAGGGGAGTTTATAAGTTTTAAAGATGATATGATTAAGGAGATTTTTATTGAGTATTGTCCTCTAGAACTATTAGGCAAAGCGATTATAAATACATTAGAATCTAAAATTGAGGGGAAACATACAGCATTTAATCACAATCGTAGAGATGGAAGTTTATCTCAGGAAGAAATCACAAGTGAATTAGCAGACATTCTTAGTAAGAAGAAGCATTTGGCTAATGGAAAAAAAATTGTGGATAGCACAAGAAGATTTATGGAAGGAATGTTTATAGTAAGCACAGAGTTGTTAAATCAAAAGCAAATAAGCAGAGACACAAAATATCGTTTGCAACAATTAGAGAAAAAATCTATAGATCTTGTGAGAAATATAGAGAAAAACATAACAGAACAATTTAAAAAACTTGTAGATAATTATTCAGAAGAGGAATTAGATTCAATTCTTAGTGAAATTTGTCGGGGATTAGAAAATAATAAAGCGAAATTAGAAGAGTGGATAAACCAAGAAGAACAAAAATATAAACAAGAGTATGAGCAAAAAGATGATAGAATGATGGGCAAAAAAATGCAAAATATGTTAAAGAAAAGTAACATCGATCTTTTGTCCTGCTTTGCTCCTAAAGACGTTGTTGATTACATTGTACAAGTAGTAGAATGTTTACCAGAGGGGAATCTTATGAAGATCCGCGTTGGTAAAATGGTCTGTGAGCATGAGAATTTGAAAGAGAGATGCCAAAGTTTTCTTTCAGAAAAGTTTAGTTTATCTCAATTTTACAAGCTCAAAGATGAAGTTGTGGGCGTTACAGATAGATTTTTCAAACTATGTAATACATTTCATCTCCTGAGTACTGAGGATTTACTAGTTTATCTCCTAAGTACTGAGGATTTACTAGAAGGAAATGATCTGGATAGTCTCGAAATTTTAGAAGAAGGGAGTGAAGCACATTCTGAAGAAACCTCTCGGTCTAATAGTAACCTTAGTGGTGTTTCTGTTTCTGGTCATTCCATTCAAGTTAGAGGAGAATGTTCAAAGCAGAAATGAGATAAGATTATTTAACTTATTAACCTTTTTATTTCATCAAGGGAAAGTCCGGTTATTTCAGCTATAACATCGATAGAGACACCTGCCTTAAGTGAGTTTTTAGCCACTTCAATTTTTTCTGCTTCTCTGCCTTTTTCATGTCCGATTTGGATGCCTTCATGAAGTTTTTCTTCAAGGGTAGATAAATAATCATCGGTACGTTTCTTAGCTTGATCATAAGCGAGACGTTCTTCTTTACTCCAATTATATTGGTTTAACTCATCATAAGCCCTACCAATAATTACATCACTACCTATTATTTTTTTTAGATCATCTTCACTTGTTTCATCTGCGTGCTTAAAAAAATAGATCCATTTTTCAACAATATTTTCTAATTGATCTTCTTTTGTTTTATTAAACTTTGGTAGCTCTATAAAAGTGAAACTAAAGTCTTTGAGATCATGTTCAAAGGTCATCTTATCAAAAGTAACGTGATCAGACTTATAAGCCAGCTTATTAGGAAATAAGATGAAATCAGCAATAGCAATAAAGATAACCCCTTTAAGATCATGATACTGGTCACCTACATCAGCTTGACTTGAATAAGCTTTGGCAGCGTAGTATTGGGCACGTTTTTCAAAGCCCCTTGTTTTAGCAACTTGCATCTCAATGATGGTTTTGACCCCTGTAGAATCAACACAGAGAACATCAACAATGCTTTGCTTTTGAGAGGCAATGACAGGGTCTTGAATGGGACTGAGAAAGGAGACATCTTTAATCTTATTGTCATCGGTAAGACCTAGTATATCATTAAGAAAGTGAATAAGAATATCTTTATTTTTTTCGGTACCAAAGATACGGCGAAAAGCTATATCATTGCGAGCATCAAGAAACTTCGAAAGAGCCATGAGAAAAAAACCTAGAAAGCATTAATAATTATACACAATTCTGAAGAAATATTCAACGTTTTTATGCTGAAGTCTATTAAAGTTAGCTAAATTTCAAGAGTTGGCAAAAAACTACCTTCATAGATGACCCTAGAATGCTATTACGCACCTTAGACGTCCCTTTCTATATCTTTTTATCACCCTTCTGTAAAGCACCTTGTAAGCCCAGCAAATGGATGCGATGAGTTTGAAGCTGTGGGAGACGTCAAATTGGTGTATAAAAATACAACGACATCGCTTAAAGAAACTAGCAACTATTAATATCTTTACTATCTCATAAAAAAATAAATAAAAAAGATTGAGAAATTGATTTGACTTCACTCGAAAGCTATGGCTTTATGCCAATGCTGATAAAAAAAACAGCAGTAAATATCTAAAAAAAGTTTGTTGTTAGTGAAAGGTAAATTATATGAATAAAAGTAAAGAAGAAATAGAATTCAGAATATTAGAAAGCAAAGGTAAAGCACTACTTGATCGTGAAATAATGGAAACGTTTCTAAGTGCAGTACATGAAAGGCCACAAGCTCAAGAAATTGCTAAAAATCTGGTGAATAGCTATACGGGAGTAGGAAGGATTTTAGGTCGAGAAATGGATGACCTGAAAGTTATAGAAGGAGTAACTGATTCTGCAGTAGCAATGATTATGTGTGTTAAGGAAACACTAGAAAGGGTACTGAGAGAAAAGCTCAAGGGTGAGCCAATAATGGACTTACAAGGGCTAGTAGAGTACTTATACCAATCTCCACTAATAGATAGACAAATAGTAAAAACTACAAATAATTGAGGCTAGAAAGAATAAATATGTAGTTTATGGCAGGAAAAAGTAAAGCAATAGGAGAAGAACTATATAATCAATGCAAGTTAGAATTAAAAAAATATGGAATAAGAGGAGAGATAGGAAGAAGGTTACAAGCAATAATATCAGCAAAGGAGTATGGTATCTCAAAAGTTGCTAAAATATATAGAATTACGAGAACGACATTAATGAAATGGATTGCAAGATTTAAAGAAAAAGGTGTTATTGGGTTTGCAATACAGCCAGGGCGAGGACCTAAACCAAAACTGAACGAGGAGAAGAAGGAAAAAATAAGAGAGGTAATAGAAGAAGATGGGGCAAATCTGACTGCTAAAAAATTGCAAGGTATAGTTGAAGGAATGTTAGCTATCAAAGTAAGTGAGTCAACGGCGAGAAGGCTTATGAAGAAGCTAGGATTTACATATATCACACCTCGTCCAGCACATTATAAACAAGACAAAAACAAACAAGAGGAGTTCAAAAAAAATCTCAATGAAATTGTGGAAAAGAACCGGAAAAAGGAGGTTTTTTTTCGATGAATCGAGATTTGGAACGCACTCAAAAGTTGGACATGGATGGTTTAAAAAGGGCTCAAGAACACAAGTTAAAGTAAAAATCGGAAGAGAAAACTTCTATCTTTACAGCGCTGTAAATCCCAGGAATGGAGAGGATATTAGCCTACTTGCTCCACATGTAAACACAGATTGCATGAACATATTTTTGGAGCAGATGTCGAAAGATTTGGGGACTAGAGAAGCTTTTCTTATCATGGATTGCGCAAGTTGGCATAGGTCTAAAGGTTTAAAAACTCCTGAAAATATCACCATAATTTATTTGCCGCCGTACTCGCCTGAGCTCAATCCTGTGGAAAGATTTTGGCAACATTTAAAGGAAAATATAATAAAGAACAAGATGTATGACTCTATTAAATTACTTGAAAATGCTGTATCTGAATTTATTCGAGATATTACGGAAAGTTCGATCAAAACCATTTGCTCTGTGAATTATTTGTCTAGTTATTTATGAGGGTTGGTATTAATGTTTTAACAGAAGGGGCGCCTGGGTATTGTCATTTTCCAGAGTATCCACCTGAGTACTTTAAACAATTAACAGCAGAGCAATTAATCACCAAGGTAGTAAAAGGGTATACCAAGCAAGAGTGGCAAAAGATAAGAGACCGAAATGAAGTACTAGATTGCAGAGTTTACGCAAGAGCAGCATCAATAGCACTGGGAATAGATAGATGGCCAGAGAGTAAATGGAATAGTTTGAGTGAAAAACCAGAAAGTAAAAAATCAAAGAGGATAGTGAAAAGTAAATGGATGAAAAATGTATAACGAAGAGTATTTGTCTCAAGTTGAACAAGCAATAGACTTCTTTCAAAATTCATGAAAGGAGCTCTCTATTGTGAATAGAGGCAATCAAATTAAATCTTAAGCCAAAACGTTTTCGTCGATTTCTATATCTGTCAGAAATGATTTTAAACCTTTTCAATAAGCCGATTACGTTTTCAACTACCACTCTTCGTATAGAGAGAGATCTATTTTCTGCTTTTTTCTCCTTTGATAAAGGATTCTTTTTTGATCTTCTATGTGGTAATTCAACATTTTTATGTATCTTTTGCATTCCTCTGTAACCAGAATCAGCTAGGATCTTAGTTTGCGGTAATATTGCTATCTTTGATTCTCTAAACATCCGAAAATCATGTTTTCTACCATTGGAGAAAGATGTACATACGACCTTTTTACTCTTCTTCTCTGTTACTATTTGTGTTTTTATAGTATGCCTTTTTTTCTTTCCAGAGTAAAAGCGCTTTTGCTTTTTTTTGGCCTTTCTACTGCTGTTTCAGTTCCATCTATTACCAAAACTTCGTATTCTACATTACTATTTAATAGATCTTTTTTTCCTGGTAATGCAAAATCTGGATGTTTTATTAATGTGTCTTCTACCCACCTTATTATTTTAAAACAGTTGCTTTCACTCATGCCATAACTTTGTCCTATATGAAAATATGTACGATATTCTCTCATATATTCCAGTGCCATAAGTAATCTATCTTCTATACAAAGTTTGCTTTTTCTTCCACTTCTAGCTTTTTTCCTTTTATCCTCCTCATCTAGAATTTCTACCATTCTCTTAAATGTTGATTTTTTTACCCCCGTTAAACGTCGAAACTTTTCTCCTTCTAACTTTTCTATTTCCTTATATTTCATGCTTCCAAATACTTGATCTTACTCTCTCTCCCTCAATTTTGAAAGAAGTCTAATAAAGAAGCTTCAGAGTGGCAAAAGAGTAGTATCGATTGCGTATGGTGACCATGTGGTTAGGTATGGAGAAGTTCAGATAAAAGATCTATTGGATTTAAGACAACGCATTAAATCTGAATTGAAAATCGCAGGTGTGAAGCCAAAAAGAAAGATTGTTATTTCAACGAATAAAGGGATCATATAATGATAAAAATCGTTGAAAGGAACACCATGACAAAAATTGTAGGAAAAGAATATACAGAATTTTTAGAGCAGTTGAAAGAACATATTGCTACTAGTCGTTATAAGGCAGCAAGAACAGTAAATAAAGAACTACTACTGCTTTATCATTATATTGGAACGCGGATTCTAGAAAAACAAAAGAGTCAGGGTTGGGGATCTAAAGTAATTGAGCAGTTAAGTAGAGACTTAAAGGCTGAATTCCCTGAAATGAAAGGATTTGGTATTGCTAACTTGCATAATATGAGGCGTTTTGCGGAGATTTATCCTAATCCTGAATTTCTCCAGCAAGTTGCTGGAATATTACCATGGTATCATCATGTCGTTTTAATGGAGCGAGTAAAAGATCACGAAGCAAGGCTATTTTATATAAGAAATGCTTCAGAGTATGGTTGGTCACGCGCTATAATGATACATCAAATAGAACTTGGCCTTCATAAACGGCAAGGTAAAGCAATTACAAATTTTAAAGAAAAACTGCCTTATCCAACATCAGATCTAGCAAATCAAACTCTTAAGGATCCATATATTTTTGATTTTTTAAGTATAGGCAAAGACGCTCATGAAAGAGAAATAGAAAAAGGGTTAGTGGCACATATTGAGAAATTCCTACTGGAACTCGGCGCTGGTTTTTCTTTTGTTGGGCGCCAATACCATTTAACAGTTAGACAAAAGGATTACTACTTAGATCTCCTATTTTATCACTTAAAGCTTAGGTGTTTTGTAGTAATAGAAATTAAAGCAGTTGAGTTTGAACCAGAACATTCTGGAAAGATGAATTTTTACTTATCAATGGTTGATGACTTGCTAAAACACTCAACAGATAACCCTTCAATAGGATTAATTTTATGCAAATCTAAAGATAATGTACTTGCTGAATATGCACTCCGAGACATGACCAAACCAATAGGTCTTGCAGAGTATCAAATCACTGAAAATCTACCAGAAGAGGTAAAAACAGCTTTGCCAACAATAGAAGAGTTAGAAGCTGAGTTATCAAAAGTTTCAGACAAGGAAAAGTAATGCTACTAAAATCATTCAAACAATTATTCCGCAAACCAAAGATAAAAAGCTCTGCATGGGATGCAGCAGGTTCAGGAAGAAGATTTTTTCACTTTCAACCAGAGTCAGGAAGCATAAACAATTTGCTGTCTCAAAGACTTGAAACTTTACGAAGTCGATCTCGAGACATGGTAAGAAAGAACTCCTATGCAGCAAACATCATCGATACGATAGTAAGTAACTCTGTTGGGACAGGAATAAAGCCGCAGTCAAAGGCGAAAGATGCAGAGTTTCGGAAAAAAGTGCAAGAGTTATGGCTGAGATGGACAGATGAAGCAGACAGCAGTGGGATAAATGATTTTTATGGGTTACAAGCTTTGGTCTGTAGGAGCATGATAGAGGGAGGGGAATGTTTTGTACGGCTGAGAACAAGAAAACGAGAAGATGGTCTTTGTGTGCCATTGCAACTGCAAGTACTTGAATCAGAGCATTTAGATAATAAAAGCAATCAGACGCTCGGCAATGGTAATGTAATTCAGAGTGGCATTGAGTTTAATAGACTTGGGCAAAGAGAAGCGTACTACCTGTTTAGAGAACATCCAGGAGAAGGCTCGTTTGGCGAATCGGTGAGAGTGCCAGCAAATGATGTTTTACATATTTACAGACCACTAAGACCTGGGCAGATTCGAGGAGTACCATGGTTGTCCAGTGTACTGTTAAAGCTCTATGAACTAGATCAATATGATGATGCAGAATTAGTGAGAAAAAAGACTGCTGCAATGTTTGCTGGATTTATTACCAGACTCGATCCAGAAGCAAATATTTTAGGAGAAGGAGAAAGCAATGAACATGTAGTAGCGCTGTCAGGTTTAGAACCTGGGACTATGCAATTACTTGATCCAGGTGAAGACATAAAATTTTCAGAACCATCAGATGTTGGGGGAAGTTATGAAGCATTTATGAAACAGCAGCTCAGAGCAATAGCAGTAGGCACAGGGATAACGTATGAGCAGCTAACAGGAGATCTAAGTGGTGTCAATTATTCATCAATAAGAGCAGGGTTAATAGAGTTTCGGCGGAGGTGCGGAATGTTACAGCATAATATAATGGTATTTCAGTTTTGCCGTCCAGTATGGGATAGGTGGTTAGAATTAGCCCTACTCTCAGGAGAACTCGATATAGGAGAAGAATGGACAAAAAAAGGGGCAAAAGAAGTAAAATGGATACCACAAGGATTTGATTGGGTAGACCCGCTGAAAGATCAGCAAGCACAGCAAATGGCGGTAAGAAATGGGTTTAAGAGCAGGTCAGAGGTGGTATCAGAGCTGGGTTACGATATAGAAGAAATCGACCAAGAAATTGCTGAGGACCAAAGACGTGCGAGTGAACTGGGCTTAAGTTTTGATTCTGATGTGAATTCTAATGCTGAAATGATATAAAATTCTATTTCTATGACAAAAGGGTTTTTATTGCCCCAGACACAAATAAAAAATTTTAAAAACATATGACGACACAAATAAATTGGATGAATAAGCCGATGATGATAGAGGCGAGAAGTTTTGAATTACTGTCATTACAAGCAGCAAAACACCCTACGTTTAAAAACATAAAACATGTAACAAGAAATAGTGAAATGGGAATAAAAGTAATACCAATACATGGAATCTTGACGAAGAATTCAGAAGCTTTTGACGATATTTTAGGGATGACATCATATGAGAAGATACGTGAAGAGATAGAAGAAGCTTTAATAGATGAAGAAATAGAAACAATAATTTTGGACATAGACAGCCCCGGAGGAGAAGTAAACGGTTTATTCGACCTTTCGGACTTTATTTACGAAGCAAGGACAAAAAAGAGGATTGTGGCGATAGCAAATGATGATGCTTACTCTGCTGCGTATGCTATAGCTTCTAGCGCTGAAAAGGTGTATGTAAGCAGAACATCTGGGGTAGGAAGCATAGGAGTAATAGCAAGTCACGTTGATCAAAGTGGATTTGATGAAAAACAGGGGGTAAAGTATACCACAGTATTTGCAGGAAAGAGAAAAAACGATTTAAATCCGCATGAGCCGAT contains the following coding sequences:
- a CDS encoding UvrD-helicase domain-containing protein — encoded protein: MDIASNGSLEKRLNLEDNSSLRVITREPIHTFDQRELLDQLKNQLPSGFKIGAAVGKGDCFFDAMAQRLNELKEQGLVTSSEKFNVKFLRESCKKYAQNKLQDDSSWLKKALSRETEDIAGYIPRIEFTARDIESANPIEVLGLKNAIWGRTEIEGKIICEEYKVKIKVIELRDQQIEGLHVTTDEIGAGDSVVYIVNYRNHFVPLLDNIEKNIEESEKVSIEEVYGIDGKVYTKGKFQTEGIGNIIRQEDQQLFHSGNRQLKVSVNSPVFYYDKFNKCDLESGGRSLKKKFDEIIKDLEENKLTHQGSIKLISSKGGIKYLRAKLSDSDRLLFTSIEHNGKDVFVILEVIPNHDYENSRFLKSTEKTKSIEIKETEEGIIEKSSGNVHNVEIKDLQRAHWLGKLLTFSATQEGIVKDVENYKLPLVISGAAGSGKTSVALESLKKMQEKFEGGKILYITKSKNLVKESKKLLEYECYGKTADEFKIVAPEKIEFLSLHGFLEKRTEDIKGKKPIDRNKFFSWFDKICKQDKFKEYKKDGDKIFEEFTAVIGGGGLLEEEGKNQYVNLGYRQSIFPKNKRHSVYDFFEEYKKFIEGSSEYYDTSLIAYECVKEVQKVYDAVVVDEVQDLTESTLSLVLRSLKDESKGNFLLCGDVNQVIHPSFFSPSKLKSFLCQNKYIRQGSEVFYTLEKSYRNSEQVTEVGNRILHLKNYCFAPEDRITEEEKKLFFMESDTENRGNVCFVTKDKEQEMAGKVPGSINWAVLVLDDESKEDARKLFSTPLVFNIHEAKGLEFENVILYKFMSCKAYNGIWNIIKDKKKIEDPIGKIRDSYDNKEVNTSRNKNKEDKSSEEYKFHINALYVGVTRSASNLYIIDDKSNLLKIIEPKEKGNVNIKKEESSPEEWRDMALKLIDEGNVEQAKDIAIKKLLDKKEYVEKIIGALNHQKCNREEVEKYTKEIMDALEAKERHVEVIVTQSPLDKSCSVGDTVVFEKVKKQLEVEKELVVASQDDHIEAPKDEGIDINAKDLKGWTSSQLEREKSVAKSEKKRKDLDQIIKEEKDKIASNLMKSMKSGEFISFKDDMIKEIFIEYCPLELLGKAIINTLESKIEGKHTAFNHNRRDGSLSQEEITSELADILSKKKHLANGKKIVDSTRRFMEGMFIVSTELLNQKQISRDTKYRLQQLEKKSIDLVRNIEKNITEQFKKLVDNYSEEELDSILSEICRGLENNKAKLEEWINQEEQKYKQEYEQKDDRMMGKKMQNMLKKSNIDLLSCFAPKDVVDYIVQVVECLPEGNLMKIRVGKMVCEHENLKERCQSFLSEKFSLSQFYKLKDEVVGVTDRFFKLCNTFHLLSTEDLLVYLLSTEDLLEGNDLDSLEILEEGSEAHSEETSRSNSNLSGVSVSGHSIQVRGECSKQK
- a CDS encoding Rpn family recombination-promoting nuclease/putative transposase, translated to MALSKFLDARNDIAFRRIFGTEKNKDILIHFLNDILGLTDDNKIKDVSFLSPIQDPVIASQKQSIVDVLCVDSTGVKTIIEMQVAKTRGFEKRAQYYAAKAYSSQADVGDQYHDLKGVIFIAIADFILFPNKLAYKSDHVTFDKMTFEHDLKDFSFTFIELPKFNKTKEDQLENIVEKWIYFFKHADETSEDDLKKIIGSDVIIGRAYDELNQYNWSKEERLAYDQAKKRTDDYLSTLEEKLHEGIQIGHEKGREAEKIEVAKNSLKAGVSIDVIAEITGLSLDEIKRLIS
- a CDS encoding IS630 family transposase (programmed frameshift): MAGKSKAIGEELYNQCKLELKKYGIRGEIGRRLQAIISAKEYGISKVAKIYRITRTTLMKWIARFKEKGVIGFAIQPGRGPKPKLNEEKKEKIREVIEEDGANLTAKKLQGIVEGMLAIKVSESTARRLMKKLGFTYITPRPAHYKQDKNKQEEFKKNLNEIVEKNRKKEVFFDESRFGTHSKVGHGWFKKGSRTQVKVKIGRENFYLYSAVNPRNGEDISLLAPHVNTDCMNIFLEQMSKDLGTREAFLIMDCASWHRSKGLKTPENITIIYLPPYSPELNPVERFWQHLKENIIKNKMYDSIKLLENAVSEFIRDITESSIKTICSVNYLSSYL
- a CDS encoding IS5 family transposase (programmed frameshift), which produces MKYKEIEKLEGEKFRRLTGVKKSTFKRMVEILDEEDKRKKARSGRKSKLCIEDRLLMALEYMREYRTYFHIGQSYGMSESNCFKIIRWVEDTLIKHPDFALPGKKDLLNSNVEYEVLVIDGTETAVERPKKKQKRFYSGKKKRHTIKTQIVTEKKSKKVVCTSFSNGRKHDFRMFRESKIAILPQTKILADSGYRGMQKIHKNVELPHRRSKKNPLSKEKKAENRSLSIRRVVVENVIGLLKRFKIISDRYRNRRKRFGLRFNLIASIHNRELLS